A DNA window from Ignavibacteriales bacterium contains the following coding sequences:
- a CDS encoding aminotransferase class V-fold PLP-dependent enzyme: MIERIKFLQSISHQLEPSGEARSNLLDKVVRYADEFINNIYDIPAYVETEDKGKGILDSPIAEVGSDINTLIELIQNNVDRPGLNPASGGHLGYIPGGGIYYSALGDYLAAVFNRYSGIYFAGPGAVRMEHMLIDWMSEIVGLPKTSGGNLTSGGSVANLIGIVAARDAQNIKGKDFARSVIYLTVHVHHSVDKAIRIAGLKECIIRYIPMDSTYRMNATLLERQIVSDKKSGLNPFLIIASAGTTDTGSVDPLPVISQISKQNNLWLHIDGAYGAFFVLCEDGKKILRGMEEADSLVMDPHKGLFLPYGSGAVLVREKQKLFDSFWYQANYMQDALKAQDDLSPADISPELTKHFRGLRLWLPLQLVGVAPFRAALEEKLLLARYFYDEIKKIDGLEVGPSPDLSVVTYRYVPKNADANKFNEMLVKEVQKDGRVFLSSTMLDGKFTLRLAVLSFRTHLDTINLTLQILKEKIRFLQNS; this comes from the coding sequence ATGATTGAACGGATTAAATTCCTACAAAGCATCTCACATCAGTTAGAACCTTCCGGCGAAGCACGCTCAAACCTTCTCGATAAAGTTGTTCGTTATGCAGATGAGTTCATCAATAATATCTACGATATTCCCGCGTATGTTGAAACAGAAGATAAAGGGAAAGGCATTCTCGATTCACCGATTGCCGAAGTTGGATCGGATATAAATACACTTATCGAACTTATTCAAAATAATGTAGACAGACCCGGGTTGAATCCTGCCTCAGGCGGTCATCTTGGTTACATTCCGGGTGGTGGAATTTATTATTCCGCGCTGGGTGATTATCTTGCCGCTGTATTCAATCGCTATTCCGGAATATACTTTGCCGGACCCGGGGCGGTTCGTATGGAGCATATGCTGATAGATTGGATGTCGGAAATTGTCGGTTTGCCGAAAACCTCAGGTGGCAATCTTACATCGGGCGGAAGCGTCGCAAACCTGATAGGTATTGTAGCGGCACGGGATGCGCAGAATATAAAAGGAAAAGATTTTGCGCGATCTGTAATTTATCTCACCGTGCATGTTCATCATTCAGTTGATAAAGCGATTCGCATCGCGGGACTGAAAGAATGCATCATCAGATATATCCCAATGGATTCCACCTACAGGATGAACGCAACATTATTAGAGAGGCAAATTGTTTCAGATAAGAAATCGGGTCTTAATCCTTTTCTCATAATCGCATCGGCCGGCACAACCGATACCGGTTCTGTTGACCCTCTCCCGGTGATTTCACAAATTTCAAAGCAAAATAATCTCTGGTTACACATTGACGGCGCGTACGGAGCGTTCTTTGTTCTTTGCGAAGATGGAAAAAAAATTCTTCGAGGGATGGAAGAGGCAGACTCACTCGTTATGGATCCGCACAAAGGTTTATTTTTGCCGTATGGTTCGGGCGCGGTGCTCGTGCGCGAGAAACAAAAATTGTTCGATTCTTTTTGGTATCAGGCAAACTATATGCAAGATGCGCTCAAAGCTCAAGATGATTTATCACCTGCCGATATTTCGCCTGAGTTGACGAAACATTTTCGCGGTTTGCGTTTATGGCTTCCGCTTCAACTGGTTGGAGTTGCACCGTTCCGGGCGGCGCTTGAAGAAAAATTACTTCTTGCCCGCTATTTTTATGATGAAATTAAAAAGATCGACGGTTTGGAAGTCGGACCTTCCCCGGATCTGTCGGTTGTAACGTACCGATATGTTCCGAAAAACGCTGATGCGAATAAGTTTAACGAAATGCTTGTAAAAGAAGTGCAAAAAGACGGCAGAGTTTTTCTTTCTTCGACTATGCTCGATGGAAAATTTACATTGCGTCTGGCAGTCTTATCTTTTCGAACTCACCTCGATACGATAAACTTAACTCTTCAAATCCTCAAAGAGAAAATTCGATTCCTGCAAAACAGTTAA
- the truA gene encoding tRNA pseudouridine(38-40) synthase TruA — protein sequence MARFKLFIEFEGTRYSGWQVQKNARTVQGELLDAARKLFNTSDSELYGAGRTDAGVHALQQIAHLDVQTMLAPEIIRMKLNDYLPADIHVIEVEKTHKNFHARHDAIARSYLYQISRRRSAFGKRYVWWIKDKLNFKRMTEASKLFVGMQNFQSFTADDPDEKSTKVLIEEIQIKEVGDLILIRIIGSHFLWKQVRQIVGVLAEVGRGKIDLSDISRFLSTQSDEPAKYTAPPSGLFLEKIYYQGENHLKTLEPVINIDSGHFRKS from the coding sequence ATGGCTCGTTTTAAATTATTTATTGAATTCGAAGGAACCCGTTACAGCGGTTGGCAGGTTCAAAAAAATGCCAGAACTGTGCAAGGTGAATTACTTGATGCAGCCCGCAAATTATTCAACACATCGGATTCTGAACTGTACGGCGCCGGAAGAACAGATGCCGGCGTACACGCTCTGCAACAGATTGCACACCTTGATGTACAAACAATGCTTGCGCCGGAAATTATCCGTATGAAATTAAATGATTATCTGCCCGCCGATATTCATGTTATCGAGGTCGAAAAAACTCATAAAAACTTTCATGCACGCCACGATGCAATCGCGAGAAGTTATCTTTATCAAATTAGCCGAAGACGATCTGCGTTCGGGAAAAGGTATGTGTGGTGGATAAAAGACAAGTTGAATTTTAAACGCATGACCGAAGCATCTAAACTTTTTGTAGGAATGCAAAACTTTCAATCGTTCACGGCGGATGATCCGGATGAAAAATCAACTAAGGTACTTATAGAAGAAATTCAAATAAAGGAAGTCGGCGATCTCATTCTTATCAGAATCATCGGATCCCATTTTCTATGGAAACAGGTCAGGCAAATCGTCGGGGTTCTCGCTGAAGTAGGGAGAGGGAAAATTGATCTTAGCGACATTTCTCGGTTTTTATCCACACAATCAGATGAACCGGCTAAGTATACCGCACCACCATCCGGTTTATTCTTAGAAAAAATATATTATCAAGGTGAAAATCATCTCAAAACCCTTGAACCAGTGATCAATATAGATTCCGGTCATTTCCGTAAATCATGA
- a CDS encoding LemA family protein, producing the protein MKKGTIILLSVLGGIVIIGLMLFGWITGMYNSLVKSDEGINQAWAQVQNQYQRRVDLIPNLVEVVKGYAAHEKEVFEKVAEARASVGKIQVTPEILNNPQLFQKFQEAQNAMGSWLSRLLAVAENYPQLKANENFLQLQSQLEGTENRIAVERMKFNQVVQEYNVKVRTFPTSMLAGMFGFSQKQYFQSEPGADKAPKVSFK; encoded by the coding sequence ATGAAAAAAGGAACAATTATTCTGCTTTCGGTATTGGGCGGTATCGTCATCATCGGATTGATGCTTTTCGGCTGGATTACTGGAATGTACAATTCATTAGTGAAGTCGGATGAAGGAATCAATCAGGCATGGGCTCAGGTTCAAAACCAATACCAGCGGCGGGTTGATCTTATTCCAAATCTTGTTGAAGTTGTAAAAGGATATGCTGCGCACGAAAAAGAAGTTTTCGAGAAGGTTGCCGAGGCACGAGCGAGTGTCGGAAAGATTCAGGTGACTCCGGAAATTTTGAATAATCCTCAGCTATTCCAAAAATTTCAGGAAGCTCAAAATGCCATGGGAAGCTGGCTTTCACGTTTACTTGCCGTTGCGGAAAATTATCCTCAGCTGAAAGCGAACGAAAACTTTCTTCAATTGCAATCGCAACTTGAAGGGACTGAAAACCGGATTGCAGTGGAGCGAATGAAATTTAATCAGGTTGTGCAGGAATACAATGTTAAAGTCAGAACATTCCCAACATCGATGCTTGCGGGTATGTTCGGATTTTCTCAAAAACAGTATTTCCAATCGGAACCGGGTGCCGATAAAGCCCCCAAAGTCTCGTTTAAATAA
- a CDS encoding TPM domain-containing protein, translated as MDKCPAVKISLVLFLIIFLIGISSAQQEIPIVRQRVNDASGTLTPDEIRSLERNLAEFEQATSNQIVVLMISSLEGEDLKDYAFRFAETNKIGKKERNNGVFLLIVKKDRKIDIEVGYGLEGVLTDAVSSQIIRKIIGPKFRDGDFYGGLTDGIDAIISVTKGEFKGEAKKNSVKKFSPIIIILLILFFGVFPRIFGGGRRSSIGSTGYRSNFPWWWGGFGGGGFGSGGGFSGGSFGGGGGFGGFSGGGSFGGGGASGSW; from the coding sequence ATGGACAAATGTCCTGCAGTAAAAATATCATTGGTGTTATTTTTAATTATCTTTTTGATCGGAATATCTTCGGCACAACAAGAAATACCGATAGTTCGTCAGCGTGTTAATGATGCATCGGGAACATTAACCCCCGATGAAATCAGGTCGCTCGAGAGAAATCTCGCCGAGTTTGAGCAAGCCACATCTAATCAGATAGTCGTTTTAATGATCTCTTCTCTTGAAGGAGAAGATTTAAAAGATTACGCTTTCCGGTTCGCTGAAACAAATAAAATCGGTAAGAAAGAGAGAAACAATGGAGTGTTTCTCCTGATCGTAAAGAAAGACAGGAAGATAGATATTGAAGTCGGTTACGGATTGGAAGGAGTCTTAACCGACGCGGTATCGAGCCAAATCATTCGAAAAATAATAGGTCCGAAATTTCGTGATGGAGATTTTTACGGGGGCCTCACAGACGGCATTGATGCAATCATATCGGTTACTAAAGGTGAGTTCAAGGGTGAAGCAAAAAAGAACAGCGTAAAGAAATTTTCTCCGATAATAATAATATTATTGATTTTATTTTTCGGGGTATTCCCTCGCATCTTCGGCGGCGGAAGAAGAAGCTCCATCGGATCAACAGGGTATCGATCTAATTTCCCCTGGTGGTGGGGCGGATTCGGTGGCGGTGGTTTTGGCAGTGGAGGAGGATTTAGCGGTGGAAGTTTCGGTGGTGGCGGCGGATTCGGCGGTTTCAGCGGCGGCGGAAGTTTTGGCGGTGGTGGTGCCAGCGGAAGTTGGTGA
- a CDS encoding DUF971 domain-containing protein: MQVRSIKKINPLEIEIEWDDTHQSKFTLKQLRDICPCAGCQGEDILLHHIPPVKKNELPEQYHLSGIKQVGSYAVQMTWGDGHNAGIYTWEYLADNCPCELCSDKRFGLNFNNKISSEGIENEKSI; this comes from the coding sequence ATGCAAGTTCGAAGTATAAAAAAAATCAACCCATTGGAAATAGAAATCGAATGGGATGATACTCACCAAAGCAAATTCACATTAAAACAGCTTCGTGACATTTGTCCATGTGCCGGGTGTCAGGGTGAAGATATCCTCTTACATCATATTCCGCCTGTTAAAAAAAATGAATTACCTGAACAATATCATTTAAGTGGAATTAAGCAGGTGGGTTCATATGCAGTTCAAATGACTTGGGGCGATGGGCATAATGCCGGAATTTACACGTGGGAGTATCTCGCCGATAATTGTCCGTGTGAACTTTGCTCAGATAAGCGCTTTGGATTAAATTTCAACAATAAAATATCTTCGGAAGGGATAGAAAATGAAAAAAGCATTTAA
- the tadA gene encoding Flp pilus assembly complex ATPase component TadA produces MSAINGSNNIVKKNLFNTFGSIVGKRALVVEDTILSAKQSENTEIIDLNDQEISEKSFLDGKGMQSTVAEGQPTDENHLKRIQPPRLIQMLIEKGNVPQEKINKAIEIQRSTNDKRRLTDILVDDLGEDRDTIFQTIARYYSFETVDPTPSFGNKEKLQFIRQVLDSLPPYYYEMAVRRKVLPYEMFTNGYDKIVMITPDTTHPEVHSIARALQFPKYEIKHVTLANWNELWRQLAFDQGAKQLGLDVEEEFAELTKDETEREIERSLEDEIGRGKLNDIIESLLVDGVRTGASDIHVIPKSKNRTEFHFRIDGKLSLWSALTDLPAEAVITVIKDRAKNLDRFEKFLSQDGFAQRMIDNKMFRFRFSTMPIYASDLRAKLESIVIRILRGADESLGLESLGMDTRTIDSFRKSIRRPQGMVIFTGPTGSGKTTSQHAALKDIMDPGVNIITIEDPVEYIIEGVRQVKLNHKLDFEGALRGLLRHDPDIVMVGEMRDKTSAEIAVKLANTGHLIFSTLHTNDSISAITRLYNMGIEPFLLAYTINIIVAQRLIRKLCDRCKMVDEDIDIEFLMSSGLTEQEIESTKFYKPVGCAHCIKGYRGRIGIFEALQMSKEMRKIILKSRDYIDEDALRSLAMQNGMHTLRQSAIDLLKAGVTSVETAEGMLLED; encoded by the coding sequence ATGTCTGCGATAAATGGAAGTAATAATATTGTGAAGAAAAATCTCTTCAATACGTTTGGGAGTATAGTTGGCAAGCGCGCGCTAGTTGTTGAAGACACTATCCTGAGTGCAAAGCAATCTGAAAATACCGAAATTATAGATCTGAACGATCAAGAAATTTCAGAGAAGTCATTTCTCGATGGCAAGGGGATGCAAAGCACCGTTGCCGAAGGTCAACCTACCGATGAAAACCATCTAAAACGTATTCAACCTCCGCGTTTGATTCAAATGTTGATAGAGAAGGGGAATGTCCCTCAGGAAAAAATAAACAAAGCGATTGAAATTCAGCGAAGTACAAACGATAAACGGAGATTAACTGATATTTTAGTGGATGACCTCGGCGAAGATCGCGATACGATTTTTCAAACCATTGCCCGATATTATTCGTTTGAAACAGTGGACCCGACGCCGAGTTTCGGTAACAAAGAGAAACTGCAATTTATTCGTCAGGTTCTTGATTCTTTACCGCCTTATTACTATGAAATGGCTGTTCGCCGCAAAGTCCTGCCATACGAAATGTTTACAAATGGATATGATAAGATAGTAATGATCACACCCGACACAACCCATCCCGAGGTTCATTCGATAGCACGCGCGCTTCAATTTCCAAAGTACGAGATAAAACATGTCACATTGGCAAACTGGAATGAGTTGTGGAGACAATTGGCTTTCGATCAGGGAGCGAAACAGCTAGGACTTGATGTTGAAGAAGAATTTGCCGAGCTAACAAAAGATGAAACTGAGCGTGAAATTGAACGTTCGCTCGAAGATGAAATCGGGCGAGGAAAACTCAATGATATCATAGAAAGTCTGCTAGTTGACGGTGTACGCACCGGCGCGAGCGATATCCATGTGATTCCCAAAAGTAAAAATCGAACAGAATTTCATTTTCGCATAGACGGTAAATTATCTCTCTGGAGCGCCTTAACCGATTTACCCGCTGAAGCTGTAATTACGGTTATAAAAGACCGTGCAAAAAATCTGGATCGTTTCGAAAAATTTCTCTCTCAAGACGGTTTTGCACAGAGAATGATTGATAATAAAATGTTTCGATTCAGATTCTCTACCATGCCGATTTATGCGAGTGATCTGCGTGCAAAATTGGAATCAATAGTAATTCGTATCCTTCGCGGTGCCGATGAATCTCTCGGATTAGAATCGCTTGGAATGGATACACGAACGATTGATAGTTTCCGGAAATCAATACGAAGACCACAGGGTATGGTTATTTTTACCGGACCAACAGGAAGCGGTAAAACGACATCGCAGCATGCCGCACTCAAAGACATCATGGATCCTGGTGTTAACATCATTACAATAGAAGATCCCGTTGAATACATTATAGAAGGTGTCCGTCAGGTAAAGTTAAATCATAAGCTTGATTTCGAAGGTGCTCTGCGAGGATTGTTACGTCACGATCCCGATATTGTGATGGTAGGTGAGATGCGCGATAAAACATCGGCCGAAATTGCCGTAAAGCTTGCAAATACAGGTCATCTAATTTTTTCCACTCTTCACACTAACGATTCCATAAGCGCGATAACACGATTATATAACATGGGGATCGAGCCATTCCTGCTGGCATATACTATCAATATTATCGTTGCTCAACGGCTCATTCGGAAACTGTGTGACCGATGCAAAATGGTCGACGAAGATATTGATATTGAATTTCTTATGTCTTCCGGTTTAACAGAACAGGAAATTGAGTCGACAAAATTCTATAAACCGGTTGGATGTGCGCACTGCATCAAAGGATATCGAGGTAGAATCGGTATTTTTGAGGCATTGCAAATGAGCAAAGAGATGCGAAAAATTATCTTAAAATCGAGAGACTATATCGATGAAGATGCACTTCGCAGTCTGGCTATGCAAAACGGAATGCACACTCTTCGCCAATCGGCTATTGATTTACTGAAAGCAGGAGTGACATCTGTTGAAACAGCAGAAGGTATGTTGCTGGAAGATTAA
- a CDS encoding M48 family metallopeptidase, whose product MNYYGIIVLIALVGEYVIDLTADLLNLKTLRGELDDEFRSVYDNQTYSKSLSYTRDKTNFGIIQSSFNLVITLLFWLLGGFQYLDVIIRDFQLSIIMTGILYIGVFILLRSILSLPFEIYSTFIIESRYGFNKTTVKTFITDIIKTLFLALLLGVPLLFGMLSLFQYAGMYAWLYCWMAVSVFILIVQFIAPTWIMPLFNKFTPLPDGELRSSIMEYTKSLNYPLKDIFVMDGSKRSSKSNAFFTGFGKNKRIALYDTLIEKHTIPELVAVLAHEIGHYKLKHILKGMIISVIHSGVMFFLLSFFLNDNKLFEAFYMQNISVYGGLLFFGLLFTPIELLLGIFLQYDSRRNEFSADKFASATTNNPEAMINALKKLSADNLSHLMPHPFYVFLHYSHPPVLKRIAALRRISN is encoded by the coding sequence ATGAACTATTACGGAATTATTGTTCTAATTGCTCTGGTTGGAGAGTATGTTATAGATTTAACAGCCGATCTACTGAATCTGAAAACGCTCCGGGGAGAACTTGATGATGAGTTTAGATCTGTATACGATAATCAAACATATTCGAAATCGCTCTCGTACACACGTGATAAAACGAATTTCGGAATAATACAATCATCTTTTAATCTGGTGATAACGTTGTTGTTCTGGCTGTTAGGCGGCTTTCAATATCTTGATGTTATTATCAGAGATTTTCAACTCTCGATTATTATGACCGGAATATTGTATATCGGTGTTTTCATTCTACTTCGATCCATCCTCTCATTACCATTCGAGATATATTCCACTTTTATAATCGAATCACGGTACGGATTCAACAAGACAACCGTAAAAACATTTATAACGGATATTATTAAGACTTTGTTTCTTGCACTTTTGCTTGGAGTGCCGTTGTTATTTGGTATGTTGTCATTATTCCAATATGCGGGGATGTATGCGTGGTTGTATTGCTGGATGGCTGTATCCGTTTTTATTCTTATCGTTCAATTTATCGCTCCGACATGGATCATGCCTCTGTTTAATAAATTCACTCCGCTTCCCGATGGTGAATTACGGAGCTCGATAATGGAATACACAAAATCTCTTAACTATCCCTTAAAAGATATTTTTGTTATGGATGGTTCGAAGCGCTCCAGTAAGTCGAATGCGTTCTTCACCGGTTTCGGAAAAAATAAACGCATCGCTCTTTATGACACACTTATCGAAAAACACACCATTCCAGAACTTGTTGCAGTTCTTGCGCACGAAATAGGACATTATAAATTAAAACATATCCTCAAAGGAATGATCATTAGCGTTATTCATTCTGGAGTGATGTTTTTCCTCCTGTCATTTTTTCTAAATGATAATAAATTATTCGAAGCATTTTATATGCAGAATATTTCCGTGTATGGCGGATTATTGTTTTTCGGCTTATTGTTCACACCGATAGAATTGCTGCTCGGTATCTTTCTGCAATATGATTCGCGTCGAAATGAATTTTCCGCGGATAAATTCGCATCGGCGACGACAAATAATCCGGAAGCGATGATAAATGCTCTGAAAAAACTTTCGGCAGATAATCTTTCTCATCTCATGCCGCATCCGTTTTATGTGTTTCTACATTATTCACATCCTCCGGTATTGAAACGAATAGCCGCACTTCGCCGTATAAGCAATTGA
- a CDS encoding TPM domain-containing protein, with translation MELFGKKYLNKSELQSLSGVVAEAEKNTSGEIRVVLKQRRQWRERKLTIQELALKEFYSLGIQNTRDRTGILILLLLSEHKFQIIADEGINKMVKEGTWQTIADSMTDYFKKGNYFDGIATAVRKVGEELAKHFPRKSDDTNELSNEIIER, from the coding sequence ATGGAATTATTCGGAAAGAAATATTTAAATAAATCTGAGTTGCAATCTCTCTCGGGGGTAGTTGCGGAAGCGGAAAAAAACACATCCGGTGAAATCCGTGTGGTGTTGAAGCAGCGGCGACAATGGCGGGAAAGAAAACTCACAATTCAGGAACTTGCGTTAAAGGAATTTTACTCGTTGGGAATTCAGAACACCCGTGATCGGACAGGCATTCTCATTTTGCTTCTTCTCTCAGAGCATAAATTTCAAATCATCGCCGACGAAGGAATTAATAAAATGGTTAAGGAAGGAACATGGCAAACAATTGCCGATTCAATGACCGATTATTTTAAGAAGGGCAATTATTTTGATGGGATTGCAACAGCTGTAAGAAAAGTCGGAGAGGAATTGGCAAAACATTTCCCGCGTAAATCGGACGATACAAATGAACTTTCCAATGAAATCATTGAGCGATAA
- a CDS encoding MarC family protein: MEQFLLSFIPLFVAIDVFGVLPFFVSLVEGIDNKRKKVIIIEATIAAFALSILFLLTGKFIFSFLGITENDFRVGGGVILLVLAIQDLVFSKQEGRNPESSVGVVPIGIPLIMGPAALTTIIILVDSYGYIWTILSLVVNMLIVFFVFIQAQFIHKAIGKAGSKAVGKVAALFLAGIAVMMIRSGITSMLNKL, translated from the coding sequence ATGGAACAGTTTTTACTTTCATTCATCCCGCTTTTTGTTGCAATAGATGTTTTTGGGGTTCTTCCCTTTTTTGTCAGTTTGGTTGAAGGAATAGATAATAAAAGAAAAAAAGTGATAATTATTGAGGCAACAATCGCAGCATTCGCGTTGTCAATACTATTTCTGCTCACAGGGAAATTCATTTTCTCATTCCTCGGAATTACAGAAAATGATTTCAGGGTGGGCGGAGGTGTTATACTGCTGGTACTTGCGATTCAAGATTTAGTGTTTTCGAAACAGGAGGGGAGAAATCCTGAATCTTCTGTCGGGGTTGTTCCGATCGGTATTCCGCTGATAATGGGACCGGCAGCGCTAACAACAATAATTATTCTTGTCGACTCTTACGGTTATATCTGGACTATCTTATCTTTAGTTGTGAATATGCTGATAGTATTTTTTGTCTTTATACAAGCGCAGTTTATTCATAAGGCGATAGGAAAAGCCGGATCTAAAGCAGTTGGTAAAGTTGCCGCACTCTTTCTCGCCGGAATTGCAGTGATGATGATACGCAGCGGTATAACCTCAATGTTAAATAAATTATAG